The Desulfovibrio sp. genome includes a region encoding these proteins:
- the sat gene encoding sulfate adenylyltransferase: protein MSKLVAPHGGKGLVCCLLEGKALDDEKKKAAGLKQIEISSRAKGDLIMMGIGGFSPLNGFMNKANWKSVCEKMTLSDGTFWPVPVTLDVPAADAKTLKVGEEVALVRKGEIMATMKVEEVYEMTEADKKWECELVFKGTGPDSEKFWEVAPADHPGVKMVLAQNEFNVAGTVKVLSQGEFPEKFPGVYMTPAQLRAKMDERGWQKVAALQLRNPMHRSHEYLAKIGVEVCDGVVIHSLVGSLKPGDIPAEVRVKCIDTLVDKYFVKDFVIQAGYPLDMRYAGPREALLHATFRQNYGINNLLVGRDHAGVGDFYGMFEAQEIFRKIPVPAETGKRLLCEPLNIDWTFYCKKCDGMASMRTCPHTKEDRVILSGTKLRKMLSEGAEVPDHFGRAEVLVILREYYASLTEKVEIKMQRAASGSTM, encoded by the coding sequence ATGTCCAAGCTGGTAGCTCCTCATGGCGGTAAGGGTCTGGTCTGTTGCCTTCTGGAAGGTAAGGCCTTGGATGACGAGAAGAAAAAAGCCGCAGGCCTGAAGCAGATCGAGATTTCTTCCCGCGCCAAGGGCGACCTGATCATGATGGGCATTGGCGGTTTCTCGCCTCTGAACGGCTTCATGAACAAGGCCAACTGGAAGAGCGTCTGCGAAAAGATGACCCTTTCTGACGGCACCTTCTGGCCCGTGCCCGTTACCCTTGATGTTCCCGCTGCTGACGCCAAGACCCTCAAGGTCGGCGAAGAAGTGGCCCTGGTTCGCAAAGGCGAAATCATGGCTACCATGAAGGTCGAAGAAGTCTATGAAATGACCGAAGCCGACAAAAAGTGGGAATGCGAACTGGTGTTCAAGGGCACTGGCCCTGACTCCGAAAAGTTCTGGGAAGTGGCCCCCGCTGACCACCCCGGCGTGAAGATGGTTCTGGCTCAGAACGAATTCAACGTTGCCGGTACCGTTAAGGTTCTTTCGCAGGGCGAATTCCCCGAAAAGTTCCCCGGCGTGTACATGACCCCTGCTCAGCTGCGCGCCAAGATGGACGAACGCGGCTGGCAGAAGGTTGCCGCTCTTCAGCTGCGCAACCCCATGCACCGCTCGCATGAATACCTGGCCAAGATCGGCGTGGAAGTTTGCGACGGCGTGGTTATCCACTCCCTCGTGGGCTCCCTGAAGCCCGGCGACATCCCCGCCGAAGTGCGCGTGAAGTGCATCGACACCCTGGTTGACAAGTACTTCGTGAAAGACTTCGTCATTCAGGCTGGCTACCCCCTGGACATGCGTTATGCCGGTCCCCGCGAAGCCCTGCTGCACGCCACCTTCCGCCAGAACTACGGCATCAACAACTTGCTGGTTGGCCGCGACCACGCTGGCGTGGGCGACTTCTACGGCATGTTTGAAGCCCAGGAAATCTTCCGCAAGATCCCTGTGCCCGCCGAAACCGGCAAGCGTCTGCTCTGCGAACCGCTGAACATTGACTGGACCTTCTACTGCAAAAAGTGCGACGGCATGGCCAGCATGCGCACCTGCCCCCACACCAAGGAAGATCGCGTCATCCTGTCCGGCACCAAGCTGCGCAAGATGCTCTCCGAAGGCGCGGAAGTGCCGGATCACTTTGGCCGCGCTGAAGTGCTCGTCATCCTGCGCGAATACTATGCCAGCCTGACCGAAAAAGTTGAAATCAAGATGCAGCGTGCGGCCTCCGGCTCCACCATGTAA
- the dsrM gene encoding sulfate reduction electron transfer complex DsrMKJOP subunit DsrM, protein MFNSLLLVLLIGAIAWAGAAIGLAGLFGVALPYVAVVVFIAGVVWRMVYWAKSPVPFCIPTTGGQEQSLDFIKQAKIDCPSTTWGVVQRMFLEVFCFRSLFRNTVAEVREFDPVSNGPRTIYYSSKWLWVFALLFHYCFLLVFIRHFRFFMEPVPSCIRFLESIDGIMQFGSPRFFWTGGLLLVALLFLLGRRLFNERLRYLSLANDYFPLWLIISIVGTGICLRYFDKTEIAQVKIFVMGLTHLAPVATTGINALFFTHLTLVCVLLIYFPFSKLMHMPGVFFSPTRNMANNSRRVRHINPWNPPKQYFTYAEYEDTYRDAMADAGLPLEKQPEKAAE, encoded by the coding sequence ATGTTCAATTCATTACTGCTGGTGCTGCTCATAGGAGCCATCGCCTGGGCGGGAGCGGCCATAGGGCTTGCGGGCCTGTTCGGCGTGGCGCTGCCTTATGTGGCAGTAGTCGTGTTCATCGCCGGTGTCGTCTGGCGCATGGTGTACTGGGCCAAATCGCCCGTGCCCTTCTGCATCCCCACCACTGGTGGGCAGGAGCAGTCGCTTGACTTCATCAAGCAGGCAAAAATCGACTGTCCCAGCACAACTTGGGGTGTTGTGCAGCGCATGTTTCTGGAAGTGTTCTGCTTCCGTTCGCTGTTCCGCAACACGGTTGCGGAAGTAAGGGAATTTGATCCCGTCAGCAACGGGCCGCGCACCATCTATTATTCCTCCAAGTGGCTGTGGGTTTTTGCCCTGCTGTTCCACTACTGCTTCCTGCTGGTTTTTATCCGTCACTTCCGTTTCTTTATGGAACCCGTGCCTTCCTGTATTCGTTTTCTGGAAAGCATTGACGGCATCATGCAGTTTGGCTCACCCCGCTTCTTCTGGACGGGCGGCCTGTTGCTGGTAGCGCTTCTGTTCCTTCTGGGACGCCGCCTGTTCAACGAGCGCCTGCGCTACCTTTCGCTTGCCAACGATTACTTCCCCCTGTGGCTGATCATCAGCATCGTGGGTACCGGCATCTGCCTGCGCTATTTCGACAAGACCGAAATCGCCCAGGTCAAGATTTTCGTCATGGGCCTGACCCACCTTGCGCCTGTGGCGACCACGGGCATCAACGCGCTGTTCTTCACGCACCTTACTCTGGTCTGCGTACTGCTGATTTACTTCCCCTTCTCCAAGCTCATGCACATGCCGGGCGTGTTCTTCAGCCCCACGCGCAACATGGCGAATAATTCCCGCCGCGTGCGCCACATCAACCCCTGGAATCCGCCCAAGCAGTACTTCACCTACGCCGAGTACGAGGATACCTACCGCGACGCCATGGCCGATGCCGGGCTGCCGCTGGAAAAGCAACCCGAAAAGGCCGCCGAGTAA
- the typA gene encoding translational GTPase TypA, producing the protein MQHNESLRNVAIIAHVDHGKTTLVDGLFKQGGVFRADQQVDDRVMDKMDLERERGITIAAKNCAVNWKGVKINIIDTPGHADFGGEVERSLSMATGAILLVDSSEGPLPQTRFVLRKTLEAGLPVVVVINKIDRKDARPQEVLNEIYDLFIDLDANEHQLEFPVLYAIGRAGVAMNNIDDEQKDLSPLFDAIVKYIPGPSYDPEQPFQMLVADLDYSDYLGRLAVGRIMHGTVYAKEALACIGEDGQAKPLRATKLQVYDGLQVVEVEKALPGDIVVLAGIEDVTIGDTICTRDNPRAMPRIRVDEPTVAMRFGINSSPLAGREGKIVQSRAIYDRLVKETLRNVAVRVENTADRDAFLVKGRGEFQMAILIETMRREGFELSVGRPEVILRKDENGKVIEPIERLYVDCDEVFMGVVTDKLAQRKGRMLNCVNNGTGRVRLEFSVPSRGLIGYRDEFLTDTKGTGIMNSYVEGYEEWRGDFPTRYTGSIVADRAGAGVAYALFNLEPRGVLFVEPGDPVYEGMIVGEHNRDNDIDVNPTKEKKLTNLRASGKDENVTLTPVKKMTLEHALHFVREDELVEVTPLSIRLRKAELSAMKRYQTAGKRKNS; encoded by the coding sequence ATGCAGCACAATGAATCCCTTCGTAACGTCGCCATTATCGCCCACGTTGACCACGGCAAGACCACCCTCGTGGACGGTCTGTTCAAGCAGGGCGGCGTGTTCCGCGCCGACCAGCAGGTTGACGACCGCGTGATGGACAAAATGGATCTGGAACGCGAACGCGGCATCACCATTGCCGCCAAGAACTGCGCCGTCAACTGGAAAGGGGTCAAGATCAATATCATTGACACCCCTGGCCACGCCGACTTTGGCGGTGAAGTGGAGCGTTCGCTCTCCATGGCTACCGGCGCGATCCTGCTGGTGGACTCCTCTGAAGGGCCGCTGCCGCAAACGCGTTTCGTGTTGCGCAAAACCCTTGAGGCTGGTCTGCCCGTGGTTGTGGTCATCAACAAGATTGACCGCAAGGACGCCCGCCCCCAGGAAGTGCTCAACGAAATTTACGACCTTTTCATTGATCTGGATGCCAACGAGCACCAGCTTGAATTCCCCGTGCTGTACGCCATTGGGCGCGCTGGCGTTGCCATGAACAACATTGACGACGAGCAGAAGGATCTTTCGCCTCTGTTCGATGCCATTGTTAAGTACATCCCCGGCCCCAGCTATGACCCCGAGCAGCCCTTCCAGATGCTGGTTGCCGACCTCGACTATTCCGACTATCTGGGCCGTCTGGCCGTGGGCCGCATCATGCACGGCACGGTCTATGCCAAGGAAGCCCTGGCTTGCATTGGCGAGGACGGTCAGGCCAAGCCCCTGCGCGCCACCAAGCTTCAGGTGTATGATGGATTGCAGGTGGTGGAAGTGGAAAAGGCCTTGCCCGGCGATATCGTGGTTCTGGCAGGTATTGAAGATGTGACCATCGGCGATACCATCTGCACCCGCGACAATCCCCGCGCCATGCCCCGCATCCGCGTGGACGAACCCACCGTGGCCATGCGCTTTGGCATCAACAGCTCTCCCCTGGCCGGTCGCGAGGGCAAGATTGTGCAGAGCCGCGCCATCTATGACCGCCTGGTCAAGGAAACCCTGCGCAACGTGGCCGTTCGCGTGGAAAACACGGCAGACCGCGACGCCTTCCTGGTCAAGGGCCGTGGCGAATTTCAGATGGCCATCCTTATCGAAACCATGCGCCGCGAAGGGTTTGAACTTTCCGTTGGCCGCCCCGAAGTTATCCTGCGCAAGGACGAAAACGGCAAGGTCATTGAACCTATTGAACGCCTGTACGTGGACTGCGACGAAGTGTTCATGGGCGTGGTGACGGACAAGCTGGCCCAGCGCAAGGGCCGCATGCTCAACTGCGTCAACAACGGCACGGGCCGTGTGCGCCTTGAATTCAGCGTGCCTTCGCGCGGCCTTATCGGCTACCGCGACGAGTTCCTCACCGATACCAAGGGTACCGGCATCATGAACTCCTATGTGGAAGGCTACGAAGAATGGCGCGGCGACTTCCCCACGCGCTACACGGGTTCCATCGTTGCCGACCGCGCTGGCGCTGGCGTGGCCTATGCCCTCTTTAACCTTGAGCCGCGCGGCGTTCTGTTTGTGGAACCCGGCGACCCGGTGTACGAGGGCATGATCGTGGGCGAGCACAACCGCGATAACGACATCGACGTGAACCCCACCAAGGAAAAGAAGCTCACCAACCTGCGCGCTTCGGGCAAGGACGAAAACGTCACCCTCACCCCGGTGAAAAAAATGACCCTTGAACACGCCCTGCACTTTGTGCGCGAAGATGAACTGGTGGAAGTCACGCCCCTTTCCATCCGTCTGCGCAAGGCCGAGCTTTCGGCCATGAAGCGCTACCAGACCGCAGGCAAGCGCAAGAACAGCTAA
- a CDS encoding acetyl-CoA carboxylase carboxyl transferase subunit alpha/beta, translated as MDNNIEKRIQSLRDRLTYLVDIFAGKHKDNADLLEEKLTAFTARVRSGNVEDPYAELATVEDLFNYVERRLEGSITPMDKVRIVRHSQRICLRDILENVYDNFTEVGGQDEHSLDPSMLIARAVITRRRGKKVYTQSVMVIGQEKGHGAEFRNGGSVKPWGNAKAQQYMRVAETEGIPVHTYIFTPGSYPIEDYPGAAQQIARNIYSMAGLRVPVIAVISEGGSGGAEAIGLADKRLMLSHGYYSVISPEGAAAIEGRIKAGQRATTELIESCATNLKMTAQDNLKFGYIDRVVQEPPLGARPWHFDFFRSLRQEVLRATDEVVISTRTMPGLKGLALARVRKPDANLDEMYTRWGLTSAAKDRLRERRQQKFLRLSRQAARDRRPFFTKMAVATWDWLTKPWVSFKYDFYRKHQMRIRTFMEEIDNEWEVFKSRLLAPWHKLTRKLPSAKAESSKVKELTALSTWSDDGRRSRWNYISPRYKTDRAITCPNSAAYGCLDLWGPDLFAEFAGVCSHCGYHFPMEPEWYVKNVFDLGSVFEFNSEIEAGNPLDFPNFGDRVLDAQKKTGAKSGCMTFEARIDNTKMVVAMLMGTFRGGSVGAAEGYKFVEAAQRAAKKRYPFLAYVHGTAGIRIQEGTHGVIQMPRCTVAVRRYIESGGLYMVLYDTNSFAGPVASFLGCSPYQFAVRSSNIGFAGPGVIKETTGMDIPPKYHRSYRALSRGHIQGIWDRREVRANLKQALLTIGGRNLYYR; from the coding sequence ATGGACAACAACATCGAAAAACGCATCCAGAGTCTGCGCGACAGACTTACCTATCTGGTGGACATATTCGCTGGCAAGCACAAGGACAACGCCGACCTGCTTGAAGAAAAGCTGACCGCCTTCACTGCGCGCGTCCGCTCCGGCAATGTGGAAGATCCCTATGCCGAACTTGCCACGGTAGAAGATCTTTTCAACTATGTGGAACGCCGCCTTGAGGGCAGCATCACGCCCATGGACAAGGTGCGCATTGTGCGCCACTCCCAGCGTATCTGCCTGCGCGACATACTTGAAAACGTCTACGACAACTTCACCGAAGTGGGCGGCCAGGACGAGCACAGTCTCGACCCCAGCATGCTCATTGCCCGCGCGGTCATTACCCGCCGCCGGGGCAAAAAGGTATACACCCAGTCCGTCATGGTTATCGGGCAGGAAAAAGGCCACGGCGCGGAATTCCGCAACGGCGGCTCGGTCAAGCCCTGGGGCAACGCCAAGGCGCAGCAGTACATGCGCGTGGCCGAGACCGAAGGGATACCTGTCCACACCTACATCTTCACGCCCGGCTCGTATCCCATTGAGGATTACCCCGGCGCGGCGCAGCAGATCGCCCGCAACATTTACAGCATGGCTGGCCTGCGCGTGCCCGTTATCGCCGTTATTTCCGAAGGCGGTTCCGGCGGCGCGGAAGCCATCGGCCTTGCCGACAAGCGCCTGATGCTCTCGCACGGCTACTATTCGGTTATTTCGCCCGAAGGCGCGGCCGCCATTGAAGGCCGCATCAAGGCTGGCCAGCGCGCCACAACCGAGCTGATTGAAAGCTGCGCCACTAACCTCAAGATGACCGCGCAGGACAACCTCAAGTTCGGCTACATCGACCGCGTGGTGCAGGAGCCGCCTCTGGGTGCGCGCCCCTGGCACTTCGACTTTTTCCGCAGTCTGCGGCAGGAAGTGCTGCGCGCCACCGATGAGGTGGTGATCTCCACACGTACCATGCCCGGCCTCAAGGGCCTGGCCCTGGCCCGCGTGCGCAAGCCCGACGCCAACCTGGACGAAATGTACACCCGCTGGGGTCTGACCTCTGCCGCCAAGGACAGGCTGCGCGAACGCCGCCAGCAAAAGTTCCTGCGGCTCTCGCGTCAGGCAGCGCGCGACAGGCGTCCCTTCTTTACCAAGATGGCCGTTGCCACCTGGGACTGGCTCACCAAGCCGTGGGTCAGCTTCAAGTACGATTTCTACCGCAAGCACCAGATGCGCATCCGCACTTTTATGGAAGAAATCGACAACGAGTGGGAAGTGTTCAAGAGCCGCCTGCTGGCCCCCTGGCACAAGCTCACCCGCAAGTTGCCCAGCGCAAAGGCCGAAAGCAGCAAGGTCAAGGAGCTGACCGCCCTGTCTACGTGGTCGGACGATGGCCGCCGCAGCCGGTGGAACTACATTTCGCCGCGCTACAAGACAGACCGGGCCATCACCTGCCCCAACAGCGCCGCCTATGGCTGCCTTGACCTGTGGGGGCCTGACCTCTTTGCCGAATTCGCGGGCGTGTGCAGCCACTGCGGCTACCACTTTCCCATGGAGCCGGAATGGTATGTGAAGAACGTCTTTGACCTCGGCTCGGTCTTTGAATTCAACAGCGAGATTGAAGCGGGCAACCCCCTTGATTTCCCCAACTTCGGAGATCGCGTTCTTGACGCGCAGAAGAAAACAGGGGCCAAGAGCGGCTGCATGACCTTTGAAGCCCGCATAGACAATACCAAGATGGTCGTAGCCATGCTCATGGGCACCTTCCGGGGCGGCTCCGTGGGCGCGGCGGAAGGCTACAAGTTTGTGGAAGCCGCCCAGCGCGCCGCCAAGAAGCGTTATCCCTTCCTGGCCTATGTGCACGGCACGGCGGGCATCCGCATTCAGGAAGGCACGCACGGCGTTATCCAGATGCCCCGCTGCACGGTTGCTGTGCGCCGCTACATCGAATCCGGCGGCCTGTACATGGTGCTGTACGACACCAATTCCTTTGCCGGGCCTGTGGCCAGCTTCCTCGGCTGCTCGCCCTACCAGTTCGCGGTGCGCTCGTCCAACATCGGCTTTGCCGGGCCGGGCGTTATCAAGGAAACTACGGGCATGGACATCCCGCCCAAGTACCACCGCTCGTACCGCGCCCTTTCGCGCGGGCACATTCAGGGCATCTGGGACAGAAGGGAAGTGCGCGCCAACCTCAAGCAGGCCCTGCTGACCATTGGCGGCAGAAACCTGTATTACAGATAG
- a CDS encoding purine-nucleoside phosphorylase encodes MQNFQDVQRAATALRDAIQAAQGPLALPLGARRLDPKAAPDADAPVGIVLGTGLSALADKLQDRVVVPYTDLPGFPASSVEGHAGAFVWGRFAGACGEDDSIGRYALIQQGRCHLYEGRTPAEVCMGVRVMALMGVKTLVITNAAGGLNPQFDAGGIMCMSDIINNTGHSPLTGINVEEWGPRFPDMCAPLDADLRAMAMETAAKMGLRLERGVYIGVHGPEMETPAETRMYRQWGADAVGMSTVLEIIAARHMGMRVLGLSCLTNKNLPDCMTPAPLEEILAVAAVAGKNLGRLIRAMVTKL; translated from the coding sequence ATGCAAAATTTTCAGGATGTCCAGCGCGCCGCAACGGCACTGCGTGACGCCATTCAGGCCGCGCAGGGGCCTCTGGCTTTGCCCTTGGGGGCGCGCAGGCTTGATCCCAAGGCCGCGCCCGATGCGGATGCACCTGTGGGCATTGTGCTGGGTACGGGGCTTTCTGCTCTGGCAGATAAGCTGCAAGACCGCGTTGTTGTTCCCTATACCGACTTGCCGGGTTTTCCCGCTTCCAGCGTGGAAGGGCATGCGGGCGCATTTGTATGGGGCCGGTTTGCCGGAGCGTGCGGCGAGGACGACTCCATCGGGCGCTATGCGCTTATCCAGCAGGGGCGCTGCCACCTCTATGAAGGACGCACCCCGGCAGAAGTCTGCATGGGCGTGCGGGTCATGGCGCTGATGGGCGTAAAAACGCTTGTCATCACCAATGCGGCGGGCGGTCTGAACCCGCAGTTCGATGCTGGCGGCATCATGTGCATGAGCGACATCATCAATAATACCGGGCATTCGCCCCTTACCGGAATCAATGTTGAGGAGTGGGGGCCGCGCTTTCCCGACATGTGCGCGCCTCTGGACGCGGATTTGCGGGCGATGGCCATGGAAACCGCAGCAAAAATGGGTCTGCGGCTTGAGCGCGGCGTATACATTGGCGTGCATGGGCCGGAAATGGAAACCCCCGCAGAAACACGCATGTACCGCCAGTGGGGCGCCGATGCCGTGGGCATGAGTACCGTGCTTGAGATCATTGCGGCACGTCATATGGGCATGCGTGTGCTTGGCCTTTCATGTTTGACCAATAAAAATTTACCTGACTGCATGACCCCGGCCCCCTTGGAAGAAATCCTCGCAGTGGCCGCTGTGGCGGGCAAAAATCTGGGTCGGCTCATCCGCGCCATGGTGACAAAACTCTGA
- a CDS encoding RsbRD N-terminal domain-containing protein, giving the protein MKAIDVFRKHKSEMVRLWTDSVFDTYPFETTGFLRTKDDPFGNPVANMTKEAAGAVYDAVTGESVEVAQTRKAMDRFIKLRAVQKFSPSQSLAVFSLMKPLLRQHVMPELMAQDDLAAYLETESRIDSLTLLAFDMYMEDREILAESRITEIRNQHAQLARWAQQLESGAVPSGDDR; this is encoded by the coding sequence ATGAAAGCAATCGACGTGTTTCGTAAACACAAGAGCGAGATGGTGCGTTTATGGACAGACTCCGTATTCGACACCTATCCATTTGAAACGACAGGTTTTCTTCGCACAAAAGACGACCCCTTCGGTAATCCGGTAGCAAACATGACCAAGGAAGCCGCAGGGGCTGTGTACGATGCCGTTACCGGCGAATCCGTGGAAGTGGCCCAGACCCGCAAGGCAATGGACCGCTTTATCAAACTGCGGGCGGTGCAAAAATTCTCCCCCAGCCAGAGCCTGGCGGTGTTCAGCCTCATGAAGCCTCTTCTGCGGCAACACGTCATGCCTGAACTTATGGCCCAGGACGACCTGGCGGCCTACCTTGAGACCGAATCGCGCATCGACAGCCTGACGCTTCTGGCCTTCGACATGTATATGGAAGACCGGGAAATTCTGGCTGAGTCGCGCATTACGGAAATACGCAACCAGCACGCTCAACTGGCGCGCTGGGCGCAACAACTGGAAAGCGGAGCCGTTCCTTCTGGGGACGACCGCTGA
- a CDS encoding biotin attachment protein yields MINISALLDEIKASPYREIVISTPHTGKVTFAGIKQGDKVVGPQGQWKEKPGTLIATLERERNPKSICANEKGEISLLHTELEGTFVEAGTPLAVVRHMLTRAEVERILLKKALHLFVAPERAKYYFTPEVDKKIRAADSQSVAVREGMELLIMSRMKREVPLVYTGPAGVIYAVYFTYNENIDAGAPLIGVCPQDQLPAIQEVIMRVQTEWTEKD; encoded by the coding sequence ATGATAAACATATCTGCACTGCTGGACGAAATAAAGGCTTCGCCCTACCGCGAAATAGTCATCAGCACGCCCCACACGGGCAAGGTGACATTTGCGGGCATAAAACAGGGCGACAAGGTGGTAGGCCCGCAGGGCCAGTGGAAGGAAAAGCCCGGGACGCTCATCGCCACGCTTGAACGCGAACGCAATCCCAAATCCATCTGCGCCAACGAAAAGGGCGAGATCAGCCTTCTGCACACCGAACTTGAAGGCACATTTGTGGAGGCAGGCACCCCCCTTGCCGTGGTGCGGCACATGCTCACCCGCGCAGAGGTGGAACGCATCCTGCTCAAAAAAGCCCTGCATCTTTTTGTTGCGCCCGAGCGGGCCAAGTACTACTTCACACCTGAGGTGGACAAAAAAATCCGCGCGGCCGACTCGCAGTCGGTGGCCGTGCGCGAAGGCATGGAACTGCTCATCATGTCGCGCATGAAGCGCGAGGTGCCGCTGGTCTATACAGGGCCTGCAGGCGTTATCTATGCCGTCTACTTCACTTATAACGAAAACATTGACGCCGGAGCGCCCCTCATCGGCGTATGCCCGCAGGATCAGCTTCCCGCTATTCAGGAAGTCATCATGCGTGTGCAGACCGAATGGACTGAAAAAGACTAG
- a CDS encoding biotin carboxylase N-terminal domain-containing protein, which translates to MRETGLDKAQDSIPLQKHKILVANRGEIAMRIMRACRKLGVAFTAIFTAEDAASGHVRLAREQGGEKSLYRVSSYHDANELMAVADEAGCTAVHPGYGFFAEDFRFARRVTKRDRKLIFIGPSWKIIRELGDKINTKRLARSLGVPTVPGSDRPIYDEMEAERIAKSVFEFQDQQGITRPLVLVKASAGGGGMGIEEVYDPDQFRSVYRRIRSYALRQFKDEGVLIEQRITDFNHLEVQVVSDRSGQNPVHFGTRNCSIQSTGRQKRIEIAPGFAPEELKYTFDAGKVLRDIVDYSLTMARKVGYDNVGTWEWIVTRKGEPFLMEVNTRIQVENGVSARISRVNGKGDVDLIAEQIRIGLGEPLGYGQSDITFEGLGIEYRLIAEDPDSNFTPWVGRIEKFAWKDQPWLTMLTHVPTTEPYEIPTEFDPNLALAIIWGKDLEEAKARGLEFLGDLRLEGHNASGEELKSNVNFLAANTERILRF; encoded by the coding sequence ATGAGGGAGACAGGCTTGGACAAAGCTCAGGACAGCATTCCCCTGCAAAAGCACAAAATTCTGGTGGCCAACCGTGGCGAGATAGCCATGCGCATCATGCGCGCCTGCCGCAAGCTTGGAGTGGCCTTTACCGCCATTTTCACGGCTGAAGACGCGGCCTCGGGCCATGTGCGCCTGGCGCGCGAACAAGGCGGAGAAAAAAGCCTGTACCGCGTGTCGTCTTACCATGACGCCAACGAACTTATGGCCGTGGCCGACGAGGCGGGCTGCACAGCAGTTCACCCCGGCTACGGTTTTTTTGCCGAGGATTTTCGTTTTGCACGCCGCGTGACCAAACGCGACCGGAAACTTATCTTCATTGGCCCCTCGTGGAAAATCATTCGCGAGCTGGGCGACAAAATCAACACCAAGCGCCTTGCGCGCAGCCTGGGCGTCCCTACCGTTCCCGGTTCCGACCGCCCCATCTATGACGAGATGGAAGCCGAACGCATCGCCAAGAGCGTGTTCGAGTTTCAGGATCAGCAGGGCATCACGCGCCCGCTGGTGCTGGTCAAGGCTTCCGCTGGCGGCGGCGGCATGGGCATTGAGGAAGTGTACGACCCGGATCAGTTCCGCTCGGTCTACCGCCGCATCCGCAGCTACGCCCTGCGCCAGTTCAAGGATGAAGGCGTGCTCATCGAGCAGCGCATCACCGACTTCAACCACCTTGAAGTGCAGGTGGTTTCTGACCGTTCAGGGCAGAACCCCGTACACTTCGGCACCCGCAACTGCTCCATCCAGTCCACTGGCCGCCAAAAGCGCATTGAGATCGCTCCGGGCTTTGCGCCTGAAGAACTCAAGTACACTTTTGACGCGGGCAAGGTGCTGCGCGATATTGTTGACTACTCCCTCACCATGGCCCGCAAGGTGGGCTACGACAACGTGGGAACCTGGGAATGGATTGTGACCCGCAAGGGCGAACCCTTCCTGATGGAAGTGAACACGCGCATTCAGGTGGAAAACGGCGTTTCAGCACGTATTTCAAGAGTGAACGGCAAGGGCGATGTGGACCTCATTGCCGAGCAGATCCGCATTGGCCTTGGCGAGCCGCTGGGCTACGGGCAGTCGGACATCACCTTTGAAGGCCTGGGTATTGAATACCGCCTGATCGCCGAAGACCCGGACAGCAACTTCACCCCATGGGTGGGCCGCATTGAAAAATTCGCGTGGAAAGACCAGCCATGGCTGACCATGCTCACCCATGTTCCGACAACTGAGCCTTATGAAATCCCCACAGAATTTGACCCCAACCTGGCTCTTGCCATCATCTGGGGCAAAGACCTTGAGGAAGCCAAGGCCCGCGGCCTTGAATTTCTTGGGGATCTGCGGCTGGAAGGGCACAATGCCTCGGGCGAGGAGCTGAAGTCCAACGTCAACTTCCTTGCGGCCAACACAGAGCGCATTTTGCGCTTCTGA
- a CDS encoding single-stranded DNA-binding protein — protein sequence MLNKVMIIGRLGRDPELRYTQSGSPVATLNVATDESYTDRDGNKVDRTEWHRVSVFQRQAENCANFLAKGSLIYVEGSLQTRKWQDQQGQDRYTTEIKAQRVQFLDRKGGDAPREGGGGRGFEDDYGAPAASAAPRGNAPRGGQGAQGGRGGNAPQGGSRKPQPMDDDLGPAFPSEASNMDDVPF from the coding sequence ATGCTGAATAAAGTAATGATTATTGGCCGTCTGGGCCGCGACCCCGAGCTGCGGTACACCCAGAGCGGTTCGCCCGTTGCCACCCTGAATGTCGCCACCGACGAATCCTACACTGACCGTGACGGCAACAAGGTGGATCGCACAGAATGGCACCGCGTTTCTGTTTTTCAGCGTCAGGCGGAAAACTGCGCCAACTTCCTTGCCAAGGGCAGCCTGATCTACGTGGAAGGCAGCCTGCAAACCCGCAAATGGCAGGATCAGCAGGGCCAGGATCGCTATACCACAGAAATCAAGGCCCAGCGCGTGCAGTTTCTTGACCGCAAGGGTGGCGATGCCCCCCGTGAGGGCGGCGGTGGCCGTGGCTTTGAAGACGACTACGGCGCGCCCGCTGCCTCTGCGGCTCCGCGCGGCAATGCCCCTCGCGGCGGCCAGGGCGCGCAGGGCGGACGCGGCGGCAATGCCCCCCAGGGCGGCAGCCGCAAACCGCAGCCCATGGACGATGATCTCGGCCCGGCCTTTCCTTCCGAAGCCTCCAACATGGACGATGTGCCGTTCTAG